A section of the Clostridium sp. TW13 genome encodes:
- a CDS encoding D-isomer specific 2-hydroxyacid dehydrogenase family protein: MKIIAYETRQDEEDYFVEVGERLGVEIIYTKEALNEETIELSKGCNGVTILGHSKINSAILDKLKEFHINYISTRTIGYNHIDIDYAKEVGVKVCNSGYEPNGVADFTIMLMLMSIRHYKQAMFRGNVNDYSLAGLRGREMKDLTVGVLGSGRIGSAVIENLQGFGCKVLVYDAFPNDKVREKAIYVDLDTLYAESDVITLHTPLLKDTYHMIDKKSIDKMKDGVVLINCARGELMDVEDVIEGIETEKIGALGLDVIENEEGIYHQDRRSDILTNRQMAYLRQFPNVTMTQHMAFYTDAAVKSMVNCGIESLYSLFTEGTTKYEIK; encoded by the coding sequence ATGAAGATAATAGCCTATGAAACTAGACAGGATGAAGAAGACTATTTTGTTGAAGTTGGAGAAAGGTTAGGTGTAGAGATCATTTATACCAAAGAAGCATTAAATGAAGAAACTATAGAGTTATCTAAGGGCTGTAATGGCGTCACTATTCTTGGCCACAGTAAAATTAATTCAGCTATTTTGGATAAATTAAAGGAATTTCATATTAACTACATTTCTACAAGAACAATAGGATATAACCACATAGATATTGATTATGCCAAAGAAGTTGGAGTTAAAGTGTGTAATTCAGGATATGAGCCTAATGGTGTAGCAGATTTTACAATAATGCTTATGCTAATGTCCATTAGACATTATAAACAGGCAATGTTTCGTGGAAATGTAAATGATTATTCACTGGCAGGTCTTAGAGGCAGAGAGATGAAAGATCTTACAGTTGGAGTTCTTGGCAGCGGCAGAATAGGATCGGCAGTAATTGAAAATTTACAGGGATTTGGATGTAAGGTTTTGGTTTATGATGCATTCCCAAATGATAAGGTAAGAGAAAAAGCAATTTATGTAGATTTAGATACTCTTTATGCAGAAAGTGATGTTATTACTTTGCATACACCATTACTTAAGGATACCTATCATATGATAGATAAAAAATCTATTGATAAAATGAAAGATGGAGTAGTACTTATAAATTGTGCCAGAGGAGAACTTATGGATGTTGAGGATGTCATCGAAGGCATAGAAACAGAAAAAATAGGTGCTTTAGGGTTAGATGTAATAGAAAATGAAGAAGGAATTTATCATCAAGATAGACGTAGTGATATACTAACTAATAGGCAAATGGCTTACCTTAGACAATTTCCAAATGTAACTATGACTCAACATATGGCATTTTATACAGATGCTGCGGTAAAGAGCATGGTTAATTGTGGAATTGAAAGTTTATACTCATTATTTACCGAAGGAACAACCAAATATGAAATAAAGTAG
- a CDS encoding 2-keto-3-deoxygluconate permease, which yields MNILGNVKKIPAGLMLIPMLIAAFINTFLPNIMQVGNPTTAIFSKAGTMCIVGIMLVFAGIQFKPNQLIITIKRGGILVALKLAISITFGIIVMKLFKLEGVFGISTLALVTCITSCNPGMYIALMEYYGDEVDIANFALLNIIGLPFIPICILGFAGGYGINYTSIVATCIPFFVGIILGCCDNNIREFTKSGTSIMLPFLGFCLGASINLKLAFSSCGLGLILFLIFLIVNNVPMLIVDKYVLKQKGHSSTAICCVAGLSIAVPKLVAEVDPKYLPYVDSASAQIAFTVILSAIIVPIWVKKLVKSI from the coding sequence ATGAATATATTAGGAAACGTAAAAAAAATCCCAGCAGGACTGATGTTGATTCCTATGTTAATAGCTGCTTTTATAAATACATTTCTGCCTAATATTATGCAGGTAGGAAATCCTACAACAGCTATTTTTTCAAAAGCAGGAACTATGTGCATAGTTGGTATTATGCTTGTTTTTGCAGGAATACAATTTAAGCCTAATCAATTGATAATAACCATAAAACGAGGCGGTATACTTGTAGCTTTGAAACTAGCAATTAGTATTACTTTTGGAATTATAGTAATGAAGCTATTTAAGTTAGAAGGAGTGTTTGGAATTTCAACACTAGCTTTAGTTACCTGCATTACAAGCTGTAATCCTGGAATGTACATTGCATTGATGGAGTATTATGGTGATGAAGTTGATATTGCCAATTTTGCACTTTTAAATATTATAGGCCTTCCATTCATTCCTATATGTATCCTAGGGTTTGCAGGTGGATATGGAATAAACTATACAAGTATTGTTGCTACTTGCATACCATTTTTTGTAGGAATTATATTGGGATGTTGTGATAATAACATTAGAGAATTTACAAAGTCAGGAACAAGTATTATGTTACCTTTTTTAGGTTTTTGCTTGGGAGCTAGTATTAATCTTAAGTTAGCATTTTCATCTTGTGGTTTAGGGTTAATTCTGTTCTTAATCTTTTTAATTGTAAATAATGTCCCAATGTTGATTGTGGATAAATATGTTTTAAAGCAGAAAGGACATTCTTCAACAGCAATATGCTGTGTTGCAGGGTTATCTATTGCAGTACCTAAGCTTGTTGCAGAAGTTGATCCTAAGTACTTACCTTATGTTGATTCTGCAAGTGCGCAAATAGCTTTTACAGTTATATTAAGTGCAATTATTGTCCCTATTTGGGTTAAGAAATTAGTAAAAAGTATTTAA